From a single Oncorhynchus nerka isolate Pitt River linkage group LG11, Oner_Uvic_2.0, whole genome shotgun sequence genomic region:
- the ftr86 gene encoding finTRIM family, member 86 isoform X1, whose translation MATAAWPEEEFVCSVCLETLRDPATLPCGHTYCLPCIQGHWDRNEAKGQCNCPQCRQVFTPRPSLAKSTVLVEAMEKLRRKGIQEHPYLSISSAPPSTPVYLEVCADTGLRQGGMYPQLPVVSHRLCPQHQRPLELYCHDDKECVCDECGRHGHKGHRVVKPEEERKERKRELVPMQAETQRRIQEMEKELKEFPQAAQLHKSSVHALQKEGVELFSELVKSVELMSTEVGELLCTYEASMGSRSEGHIHKLEQELAQLRRKDQELSRLASMQDHICFLKNFFTLEPLTQNGGREGLGLGEEALVSEIQTVMEELRDGLKDLCKSSMTKLFRTVNDATLSPSQLFSGQAAGNGASTDNNQVATQNTASGVPSNPRLNTVNQVTTVSLANPEPKTREEMLKFCLNPTFDPNTAYRHLKLGDGDRKATLKAEKQNQPEHPDRFIYWRQILCREPLAGSPYYWETEWTGQKITIGVAYRDLGRKEADDSSRLGYNEQSWSLNWSGTGFSMWHAGKETRLSSTKARRLGVYLDQHEGVLAFYRISNNQAHLIHSLQTDFTGLLYPGFRFWSGVGASVTLCQLD comes from the exons ATGGCCACTGCCGCATGGCCTGAGGAGGAGTTTGtgtgctctgtctgtctggagacgCTACGTGACCCTGCCACGTTGCCCTGTGGTCACACGTACTGCCTGCCCTGCATCCAGGGGCACTGGGACCGGAATGAGGCCAAGGGTCAGTGTAACTGCCCCCAGTGTAGACAGGTCTTCACCCCACGGCCCTCTCTGGCCAAGAGCACAGTGCTAGTGGAGGCCATGGAGAAACTGAGGAGAAAGGGCATCCAGGAGCatccctacctctccatctcgTCTGCCCCACCATCCACGCCTGTCTACCTGGAGGTGTGTGCGGACACAGGCCTACGCCAAGGGGGGATGTACCCCCAGCTGCCAGTCGTCAGCCACAGGCTTTGCCCTCAACACCAGCGGCCCCTAGAGCTCTACTGCCATGACGAtaaggaatgtgtgtgtgacGAGTGTGGTCGTCATGGACACAAGGGCCACCGTGTGGTTAAgccagaagaggagaggaaggagagaaag AGGGAGCTAGTTCCGATGCAGGCCGAGACACAGAGGAGGATccaagagatggagaaggagctCAAGGAGTTCCCACAAGCTGCCCAGCTCCACAAA AGCTCAGTCCATGCCCTACAAAAGGAGGGTGTAGAGCTCTTCTCTGAGCTGGTGAAGAGTGTGGAGCTGATGAGTACCGAGGTCGGGGAGCTGCTTTGTACCTATGAGGCCTCCATGGGCAGCCGGTCTGAGGGCCACATCCACAAACTGGAGCAGGAGCTGGCCCAGCTCCGCAGGAAAGACCAGGAACTCAGCAGACTGGCCAGCATGCAGGATCACATCTGCTTCTTAAAG AATTTCTTCACCCTGGAGCCCCTCACACAGAATGGGGGCAGAGAGGGGTTAGGGCTGGGTGAGGAGGCCCTTGTGTCTGAGATTCAAACCGTGATGGAAGAGCTAAGAGATGGACTAAAGGATCTCTGTAAATCCAGCATGACCAAGCTCTTCCGAACTG TGAATGATGCCACTCTTAGTCCATCTCAGTTGTTCAGTGGTCAAGCTGCAGGGAACGGAGCATCTACTGACAACAATCAGGTGGCTACACAAAACACAG CTTCCGGGGTGCCATCAAACCCTCGACTGAACACAG TGAACCAGGTGACCACTGTTAGTTTGGCAAACCCAGAGCCAAAAACCAGAGAAGAAATGCTCAAAT TTTGCTTAAATCCGACATTCGACCCCAACACTGCGTACCGCCACCTGAAACTGGGTGATGGAGATCGTAAAGCCACTCTGAAAGCAGAGAAGCAGAACCAGCCGGAGCACCCCGACCGTTTCATCTACTGGAGACAGATACTGTGCAGGGAGCCCCTGGCTGGAAGCCCTTACtactgggagacagagtggacgGGCCAGAAG ATCACTATCGGCGTGGCCTACAGAGACTTGGGCAGGAAGGAGGCTGACGACAGCAGCAGGCTGGGCTACAATGAGCAGTCTTGGAGCCTGAACTGGTCTGGGACAGGCTTCTCCATGTGGCATGCTGGGAAGGAGACCCGGCTAAGTTCAACCAAGGCTCGCAGGCTGGGGGTGTACCTGGACCAACATGAAGGAGTACTGGCCTTCTACAGGATCTCCAACAACCAGGCCCATCTCATCCACTCCCTCCAGACAGACTTTACTGGCCTCCTCTATCCCGGGTTCCGCTTCTGGTCAGGGGTTGGGGCGTCTGTGACTCTATGTCAACTGGACTAG
- the ftr86 gene encoding finTRIM family, member 86 isoform X2 produces MATAAWPEEEFVCSVCLETLRDPATLPCGHTYCLPCIQGHWDRNEAKGQCNCPQCRQVFTPRPSLAKSTVLVEAMEKLRRKGIQEHPYLSISSAPPSTPVYLEVCADTGLRQGGMYPQLPVVSHRLCPQHQRPLELYCHDDKECVCDECGRHGHKGHRVVKPEEERKERKRELVPMQAETQRRIQEMEKELKEFPQAAQLHKSSVHALQKEGVELFSELVKSVELMSTEVGELLCTYEASMGSRSEGHIHKLEQELAQLRRKDQELSRLASMQDHICFLKNFFTLEPLTQNGGREGLGLGEEALVSEIQTVMEELRDGLKDLCKSSMTKLFRTVNDATLSPSQLFSGQAAGNGASTDNNQVATQNTASGVPSNPRLNTVNQVTTVSLANPEPKTREEMLKFCLNPTFDPNTAYRHLKLGDGDRKATLKAEKQNQPEHPDRFIYWRQILCREPLAGSPYYWETEWTGQKRLGQEGG; encoded by the exons ATGGCCACTGCCGCATGGCCTGAGGAGGAGTTTGtgtgctctgtctgtctggagacgCTACGTGACCCTGCCACGTTGCCCTGTGGTCACACGTACTGCCTGCCCTGCATCCAGGGGCACTGGGACCGGAATGAGGCCAAGGGTCAGTGTAACTGCCCCCAGTGTAGACAGGTCTTCACCCCACGGCCCTCTCTGGCCAAGAGCACAGTGCTAGTGGAGGCCATGGAGAAACTGAGGAGAAAGGGCATCCAGGAGCatccctacctctccatctcgTCTGCCCCACCATCCACGCCTGTCTACCTGGAGGTGTGTGCGGACACAGGCCTACGCCAAGGGGGGATGTACCCCCAGCTGCCAGTCGTCAGCCACAGGCTTTGCCCTCAACACCAGCGGCCCCTAGAGCTCTACTGCCATGACGAtaaggaatgtgtgtgtgacGAGTGTGGTCGTCATGGACACAAGGGCCACCGTGTGGTTAAgccagaagaggagaggaaggagagaaag AGGGAGCTAGTTCCGATGCAGGCCGAGACACAGAGGAGGATccaagagatggagaaggagctCAAGGAGTTCCCACAAGCTGCCCAGCTCCACAAA AGCTCAGTCCATGCCCTACAAAAGGAGGGTGTAGAGCTCTTCTCTGAGCTGGTGAAGAGTGTGGAGCTGATGAGTACCGAGGTCGGGGAGCTGCTTTGTACCTATGAGGCCTCCATGGGCAGCCGGTCTGAGGGCCACATCCACAAACTGGAGCAGGAGCTGGCCCAGCTCCGCAGGAAAGACCAGGAACTCAGCAGACTGGCCAGCATGCAGGATCACATCTGCTTCTTAAAG AATTTCTTCACCCTGGAGCCCCTCACACAGAATGGGGGCAGAGAGGGGTTAGGGCTGGGTGAGGAGGCCCTTGTGTCTGAGATTCAAACCGTGATGGAAGAGCTAAGAGATGGACTAAAGGATCTCTGTAAATCCAGCATGACCAAGCTCTTCCGAACTG TGAATGATGCCACTCTTAGTCCATCTCAGTTGTTCAGTGGTCAAGCTGCAGGGAACGGAGCATCTACTGACAACAATCAGGTGGCTACACAAAACACAG CTTCCGGGGTGCCATCAAACCCTCGACTGAACACAG TGAACCAGGTGACCACTGTTAGTTTGGCAAACCCAGAGCCAAAAACCAGAGAAGAAATGCTCAAAT TTTGCTTAAATCCGACATTCGACCCCAACACTGCGTACCGCCACCTGAAACTGGGTGATGGAGATCGTAAAGCCACTCTGAAAGCAGAGAAGCAGAACCAGCCGGAGCACCCCGACCGTTTCATCTACTGGAGACAGATACTGTGCAGGGAGCCCCTGGCTGGAAGCCCTTACtactgggagacagagtggacgGGCCAGAAG AGACTTGGGCAGGAAGGAGGCTGA